In one Hyphomicrobium sp. 99 genomic region, the following are encoded:
- a CDS encoding CpaD family pilus assembly protein — translation MPIKCTTDRLAQNVRSGFAKLLIATLVPVIVAGCRHDAPGPQVAGWQLVDPEQRHPILVSQQPATLNLRVAANADGLTPMQRARVLDFAGRSKAADAGNSRIVISAPGGSANESASMQAADEARQLMIQSGYSETSIAVEAYHADGRDAPLRLSYMRYVAEAPDCGRDWSENLARTYQNTPYPNFGCAGQRNLAVMVANPADLLGPRTMTSRDANRRDDMYTKYVSGKPLGADAEKSTIDKPGLSN, via the coding sequence ATGCCGATCAAGTGCACGACCGACCGCCTTGCGCAGAATGTGCGATCGGGATTTGCGAAGCTTCTCATCGCCACGCTTGTCCCGGTCATCGTTGCCGGGTGCCGGCACGATGCGCCCGGCCCTCAGGTCGCGGGTTGGCAGCTCGTCGATCCCGAGCAGCGTCACCCCATTCTCGTGTCCCAGCAGCCTGCCACCCTCAACTTACGGGTCGCAGCGAATGCCGATGGTCTGACGCCGATGCAGCGTGCGCGCGTCCTGGATTTCGCTGGCCGAAGCAAGGCTGCGGATGCCGGAAACAGCCGCATCGTCATTTCGGCTCCTGGCGGGTCGGCAAATGAAAGCGCATCGATGCAAGCGGCCGACGAAGCACGCCAGTTGATGATCCAGAGCGGCTATTCGGAAACGTCGATAGCGGTTGAGGCTTATCATGCCGACGGCCGCGATGCGCCGCTGCGGTTGTCCTACATGCGCTATGTGGCCGAGGCGCCCGACTGCGGACGGGACTGGTCGGAAAATCTCGCGCGCACTTATCAAAACACGCCCTATCCGAATTTCGGCTGCGCGGGACAACGCAATCTCGCCGTCATGGTGGCGAACCCCGCCGATCTTCTCGGTCCGCGCACGATGACAAGCCGCGACGCGAACCGCCGGGACGATATGTACACCAAATACGTGTCGGGTAAGCCGCTCGGCGCCGATGCCGAAAAGTCGACCATCGATAAGCCTGGACTTAGCAATTGA